The following proteins are co-located in the Candidatus Polarisedimenticolia bacterium genome:
- a CDS encoding DUF4149 domain-containing protein: MSALLRTAHLLALGIWVGSVVFFSFFTAPTLFGALPRDMAGRAVSAIFP; this comes from the coding sequence GTGAGCGCGCTCCTGCGAACGGCGCACCTCCTCGCCCTCGGGATCTGGGTCGGCAGCGTCGTCTTCTTCTCGTTCTTCACCGCGCCGACCCTGTTCGGCGCCCTGCCGCGCGACATGGCCGGCCGGGCGGTGTCGGCGATCTTCCC